The Spirochaetaceae bacterium DNA segment CGGGTCGGCTATTTCTGATACCTCGTAACCGCAAATTTTACCTTTCATCAATTTAGCTTGGGGGTTTATTAAAGGGGCTTCGGCAAAAAAAACTTGTACCGTTACTTTACTCTTTAATTGCTCGGCCAGTCCCTCATCGGTATAGCCGGTAAGCCATTTAATGGCGGCGCTAAGTTCTTCTGGGCTGCGTCCTTTGTGAGTTATCTTTTCTAGGTAAAGTTGGTAAATACCGGCAAACTCCATCTTAAAAAGGCGCTGGTTTCTGTCGGCCACAGTTACTTTCCCTGATTATTCGCAGCGATTATCGCCTTAACGGTTACATTGGGGTTTTTAAAGCGGGCCGTGCTGCGCTGCCCCTTTAGCTGAATGGCGTTAGCCGCACACAGGTTGACACAACCCATACAAAAGCTACAGTTATGTTGATAAGTTGGCCCATCTTGCATAACAATATTTCCTACCGGGCAAACTTGGGCGCAAATACCGCATTGAGTACAACCGGCCGCTACAGTAAATTTTTGGTCCACATCACCATCGCGTAGCACCTCCAGCCGCTTTATTATATTTGTCATCACTTTACTGCCTAATCCCTTATTTACCTTTTGTTCGGCCCTAGCGGTTACAGCTTGAACTATGTTAGCTAATTTTTCTTCTATCTTTTTAGCGGGTTCTTTAGCTAATTGGTCTTCTATTTTAAATACTGGCAAGTAGTTATCAATCATTAAAATTTCGGCGCTATAATTAAAGCTAAAGCCTGCTTTAGCGGCCAGCTTTGCATATCACCCAAGCCGTTACCGGGAATATTACCGTAAGTCATTATATTAAAAAAGTAATTAGCTTTAAAAGATGACTGTTCCATAAAGCGTTGTACGGGTTTAGGCACCGCAGCTCCCCAACATGGCCAGACAAAACCAATGGCATCGTCTTCATAACTTTTACCGGCCCCTTTTAACTCTTGAGGGATAGAGATTAAATTACCGCCAATTTTACCAGCCACATATAAACAGTTACCGGTTGCCGTAAAATAAAAAATAGTCATAATACACCTCTTGGCTAAGGGTAACATATTTTACTTAAAAGGTAAATATTGAATTTTAGCAAAGTTACAACTAGCTTAATTTATAAATTAAACAACTTTAAATAGGACATTTGTGCGATAAATTTTATTAGAAAGCCTTTGATTTTATCAAAGATAATTTATATAAACTACTCTATAGTGCCGGGGAGCGGAATCGAACCGCCACGACTGTTAAGGTCGGGAGATTTTAAGTCTCCTGTGTCTACCAGTTTCACCACCCCGGCTACCGTAAGTAATAACATTACTTACAAGGCTAAGCATAACCTATTATCTTTTATTTTGTCAAGAGGCCATAATAATAAAAAAGCTATCCCTAAATAGGGCTGCTATTTCTTTAAACTAAATTGCCGCTGTTATGCAGGTTTTGTTTAATAGCCATAACTATGCGATGAGCCTAACGGCCGGCGGCCTCTAACCTTACCTCTAAAGCGTTAAGCTTGCTATGCCAAAAGCTGGTACGCTTACTAATGTTTGTTTTAAAAAATAATTTATCCATTAAAGTAGCGGCCGGCAAAGTGTCGTCCATAATGGTTAATTCTACCCGGCCGGCATTTTGCTTAAGCCTAAGCACAATCAGCCCTAAAGCCTTACCGCTTTCATTACTTACGCTAAACTCCAGCAACAAGCTGTTAAGTAATTTACTAACTTGGGCTTTAACTAAAGTTTTACCCAATACTAAATCAAAGTTACTGCCTACGGTTACGCTATCTACTTGGCTAAGCCAAGCGCCTAGCAGCTGCGGCTGGCTTAGATAGCTCCATACGGCGGCCATATC contains these protein-coding regions:
- a CDS encoding DUF2200 domain-containing protein, yielding MADRNQRLFKMEFAGIYQLYLEKITHKGRSPEELSAAIKWLTGYTDEGLAEQLKSKVTVQVFFAEAPLINPQAKLMKGKICGYEVSEIADPLMQQIRWLDKLVDNLAKGKKLKDICPE
- a CDS encoding EFR1 family ferrodoxin (N-terminal region resembles flavodoxins. C-terminal ferrodoxin region binds two 4Fe-4S clusters.), producing MIDNYLPVFKIEDQLAKEPAKKIEEKLANIVQAVTARAEQKVNKGLGSKVMTNIIKRLEVLRDGDVDQKFTVAAGCTQCGICAQVCPVGNIVMQDGPTYQHNCSFCMGCVNLCAANAIQLKGQRSTARFKNPNVTVKAIIAANNQGK